A window of Kineococcus sp. NBC_00420 genomic DNA:
CAGTTCCGGCGCTCGATGCTGTGGGGTGGGGCCATCGGCGTCGTCGTGGCCGTCCTCGCTCTCTGGTTGCTCCTGGGCCGGGCCCTCGTCCCGCTGGACACGATGACCCGCACCGCCCGGTCCATCGCCGCCGGCGACCGCGGCCGACGACTGGCACCGGACCGGGCGGGAACGGAACTCGGACGGGTCGCGGTCGCCTTCGACGAGATGCTGGACTCCCTCGAGGGCGCGGAGTCCCGCGCCTCGCAGGCCCGGGACCGGTTGCAGCGCTTCCTCTCCGACGCCGCCCACGACCTGCGGACACCGCTGGCCGCGGTGGTCGCCGCCGCGGAACGGCTGCTGCTCGACAGCGGCTCCCGCGAGCAGCGCGAGGAGGCCGCGGTGCGGATCGTGCGGGAGGCCCGCCGCGCGGGCCGGTTGGTGAGCGACCTGCTCGCGGTGTCGCGGCTGGAGGAGGTCCGCCCGCAGCCGTCACCGCTGGACCTCGCCGACGTCGTCCGCACGGCCGTCCACGACGCGGCACCCGGGGCGCCCGTGGAGGTCCGGGCCGCCGCGGTGCCCTTGCGCGCCGACGCCGAACACGTGCGCCGGGTCGTGGTGAACCTCCTCGCCAACGCCCGCGTCGCCGCGCCCGGGGGACGCGTCGTCGTCGTGGTCGACCGCGCCGACGACGGCCGCTGGGGACGGGTCGTCGTGGCCGACGACGGGCCCGGCATCGCCCCCGCCGACCGGGAACTCGTCTTCGAACGCCTCGTCCGCCTCGACCCCTCCCGCACCGGCGACGGGGGAGCGGGGCTCGGGTTGTCGATCTCGCGCGGGCTGGCCCGCGCCGCGGGCGGGGACCTGCGCTGCGCGGACCCCGACGACCCGACGCTGCCGCCGGACCTCCCGGCCGGCGCCGTGCTCGTCCTCACCCTGCCCGCGGGCTGAGGCGGGTCAGAGCATCCGGCGCACGTGCTCCACGACGGCGTCGGCCGCCGCCTCGACCTGTTCCAGGGTCCGCTCGAAGTCCTCGCGGCCGCCGTACCAGGGGTCGGCCATGTCCGGACCGGACCCCTCGGCGCCCGGTTCGAACGACCGGTACAGCCGGACCTCCGCGTCGGGGTCCCGGCTGCGTAGCCACTGCGCGTGCCGGGACGTCATGGCCAGCAGCAGGTCCCGGTGCGCGATCTCGTCGACCGTGACCTGGTGGGCCCGGTGGGTGGGCACCTCGTAGCCGTGTTCGCGCAGCACCGCCGCGGCGCGCCGGTCGATCGGGTTGCCGTCCTCCTCGTCGGAGATGCCCGAGGAGTCGACCACCACCCGCTCGGCGAGCCCGGCCGCAGCGAGCCGGTCACGCAGGACCACCTCGGCGATCGGGGAACGACAGATGTTGCCCGTGCAGACGGTCATGATGCGCAGAGGATCGGTGCTCACCCGCACAGTCTGTCGAACTCGACCGCCGCGTCCCCTTGTGGGCTGGCTGTGAGTGGTGAAAGCTCACAGCGCGCACAGGTCGTGACCCTTCCGGGGGAAGGGTCACCCGTGCCACGACCCAGGAGGAGATTCATGGTCCACCCCTCGCGCGGCGGCCGACTGGCCCTGGCCGCCCTGTCGGTGACGGCGCTCGCGATCCCGGCGTCGGCGACCGCTGCCTCGGCCGAACCGTCCCTGCTGTCGGTGCCGCTGGCCTCCGACATGACGCTCGTCGACGGGAACTACCAGGACGGGCGACCGCTGCCGCTGACCTCCCAGGCGGAGGCGGGTGCCGCGCGGACGACGCTGTCCGCCCCGCAGACGCGCAGCGGCGGTGGGGTTCGGGTCGGTGACGAGAAGGACTGGCCGTCCCTCATCGACGGCGGCGTCACCCCCGACGGCGAGGTGTTCGACACCGCCATCGACGTCCGCGGTTACACCCTCAAGGGTCTCGGCG
This region includes:
- a CDS encoding sensor histidine kinase, with translation MRTVSLRRRVVAVSAAVVVLLLLAVGVFVDADLGSRLRDDARARLVGLADLGVQLDGVVDDQTLVNRLATAGASAELQTDGGTVVGRPGPGAGPAAGPPGPAAAAPGPAADVVEDGDLLRVERELGDGRVLEVTTSLRPVEDARSQFRRSMLWGGAIGVVVAVLALWLLLGRALVPLDTMTRTARSIAAGDRGRRLAPDRAGTELGRVAVAFDEMLDSLEGAESRASQARDRLQRFLSDAAHDLRTPLAAVVAAAERLLLDSGSREQREEAAVRIVREARRAGRLVSDLLAVSRLEEVRPQPSPLDLADVVRTAVHDAAPGAPVEVRAAAVPLRADAEHVRRVVVNLLANARVAAPGGRVVVVVDRADDGRWGRVVVADDGPGIAPADRELVFERLVRLDPSRTGDGGAGLGLSISRGLARAAGGDLRCADPDDPTLPPDLPAGAVLVLTLPAG
- a CDS encoding low molecular weight protein-tyrosine-phosphatase, producing the protein MTVCTGNICRSPIAEVVLRDRLAAAGLAERVVVDSSGISDEEDGNPIDRRAAAVLREHGYEVPTHRAHQVTVDEIAHRDLLLAMTSRHAQWLRSRDPDAEVRLYRSFEPGAEGSGPDMADPWYGGREDFERTLEQVEAAADAVVEHVRRML